TGATCTGTCCCGCTTTACTGTCCAACGACCagtaaattttaaatataatctaAACAATAAATGTTTATAAACATTAGAAAATACATTTGCGCGCTGAGATCTACACACAGCAGTGTCTCCAGTCTACAATTTACAAACATTGGGAGAACACAcgctgaccaatcacagcgcGCCTGGAGGGTGTGTGTCATCCTGATAGGGTCAAAGAGGCGGAGCTACAACTGGGTTACTACGCCATCACTGTGGTAACAGCAGCAGTCGACCAATCAGAGCACACAGCGAAGAAAGCGGGCGATTCGTATACGTTGAAGTCTTCAGAGGCAGCTCATTCACATTTCTGACCTTTGGATGTATTTCTCCAGAGACAAGTGAGGAAAAAAGGCGGGTTTAAGTTTTTAATTTTAGGCGGAATTTAGCGACTGTGATTACATAATGCATTACTACAGTATAAGGACAGAAGCTGCCCAAATATGGTGTTAGAAACTCTTGAGAAAAACAAAGGGGCAGagcacacatacaaataaaactaatgaCATATTGTTTCAAGGCAATAATTTGCTTTCACATTTACAAAGTTAGCAGTGGTCCCACAATAGTCACAATAAAATTAAGTTGCACatagttttttaaaaacaagatcaGTGACATTAAATAGAGCAGGTGAAATTTTGGGATAGTCCTTCAGTCAAAGTTATATGATCATTGATGCTTCCCTGGAGGTCTTGCAAGTGCAGTATATACAGCAATCCCTCTGGGTTTATACATTGGTCCTCAGCTGGTAgtctaaatgaataaaatgaaaaacaaatgtttatttaagtAAATGGGAAATCTGAAAAAGCAAGATATTTTGCATTAATGTGAATTTAAGATGGAACATTCTGAACCAAAACACTGTTATATTATATTGAATTTTGATGAAAACAATTAATCTACCTCCACTCTGGGTAATGTACCGAACCCAGGGTAAAGCCTGGTAACCGCTTTTTTCAATAATCTTCATGTATCGCACCTGGTGAAAAAGAGCGAGGGAGTCAGAGAGGCACAACATGTTGAGACAAGAAACCATCattaattaaatcaaaatctAGTTGGCCAGTCTGATCACAAAGTATCAGCTATTACAGGACCAGACTTGACTATATAATGTTTGTTAACTGAACACACCTGATGCAAACCAGACACGTGATGGTTAAACTTTAAAACTACTGTATCAATACAAACAagacataacatgctctgacaCACTTTAGATTGAGAATAAATGTATTTTGCGCTCAGATTGGCTGAGACTACTGTCCTTATTTCTGGGTTGTTTGACATTAAATGACTCAGCATAAACATAAACTTGTGTCAACTTAAACACACCTGTATTCCTGAGACTGTGAAGTATGGGATTTCAAATTTGACAGTAATGGGAGGTTTGCCCTCCAGCTCGGCATTCTCCACACTGGGCAGACCAAAATGTGCTCTCATTAGAAATTCTTTACCTCCCTGAATGCATTACAAAGACACAGATATTGAAGAGTTACaacacagtaaaacaaaaatcGAATTATTATATTTGATCTGGATGTAAATTCAACAAAgcaacatacatttaaaaaaaaaaattacatttaataataTCAGTTAAGCAGTGTATTTCTCACAGGGAAAGACTTGATGGTCCACACCACCAGGTTCTTCTCGGGCACGTATTTGGCATGACCTGTGCTGGTTTTGAACTTTGGTGAATCAGCATCGCTGGGGACCGGGACCCTCACCTCCACATTATTTGCCacagactgttttttaaattgtccCTTTGcctaaaaataaaagacaatgtgACAGGGTATCTTGTGAAAGCCTTGCATTCACTGTTGCTCAGAGGCCCCTCGGCAGGAACAGCTTCTAACAGTTTAGTGTACTTTGTGGAATCAGCGTGTATAATTTAAGAGACAGATTGCTTTTGCACTCATTCTTatgcttttcatgtttttacactTTTCATGCAAGTTTATCAGCAGTTTATCTTCAATAACACATCAAATAATTTGAAAACTAATGTAATTTTGTGCATCTGAATGTAATATAAGTCGGTCATTACCTTAACCATGATTTCCACTCTACTGTGAGAGAATTTCTCTATGACTGATTCAATCCATATCAGAGGCTTCACCTGTACAAGAAAAATATTGTTTCAGTAAGAAAACCATTTTACAATGAATTCATTATATATAAACTTACTTCAGTTACATCTGTATAGTATCCAGTACACGTGTTATTTTAAAGGGATTTCTTTGCCACTTATGTGTGGTTGTGCAAGTGGTCATGCAGGAAAATGTAGTTTACATCAGCAAAAAAATTATGTTGATTTGTTATTTCTGCACATATAAATTGTCCCCATGAACAATAATTAACACAGGGTTTAATTTGTAGTTGCGAGGTTCAACATGCAttgtatttaatatattttaacgTTTCTGTGAGGAACTATCAATTTGTGTTCATTTGCCACCCTTCCCTGGGGTATCACATATCTTATTGCTGTTTTGGAcatgtaaaatgtgtgttttctaaaaaaaaaaagatctccctgtttattaaaacatttaaatttgttACTCATCAGAAATCTTTGCCATGGAAAATGTACCAATAAAAAATGCTGTTTGCGTAGCAGTACTTGACCAACACTTAACCCCCACCAGCAGTTTTACACTTGATAATTAACTATAAAGATATAGTCAGTCTTTATTCTGATGGTGTCGTTTGCCTTTGTAagtcatacagaggcatcaaTTTTAATATCAGTCTGCTCCGTAACCCACTAAACTCCTCAACAGGAGTTTTAAGTGTCTTAACTATTCTGCAGAAAAATGGTCTATGAAGTCATATGACGTAGAAAGTCTAAAGAAAAGTGAAAGAACCTCACATTTGTTTTGAAGTAGAGTGCTTAAATAAAGGTCTACTTGCAATGAGCAACATGATCAACGTTTAATCCCTGGCCATATAGACATACACATCTTTATAGAATGAAATTAATGTCTTTGAAGGCATGTTATAAATGCAGAGTGCAAGCTATGAATGTGGcacaaaaacaaattatatAGTGTTTAAATTAAAGGAATTAGTTCAGACTAACGTGGGTATTGATGCGATAGGACATGAGTTCTGATTCCCCATCAGGAGGAATGAAGGAGATAGTTCGATCGCTGTCAAAGCGAGAGAGACGGACACACTGGTGGAATTTCACATCCTCCATCATCACCGTCTTTCCTTTGTCACctgaacacaaaacaataaaatgtacgACTGgtattaatttaaatataacCAAAGCAGAAAGATAAGCTACATACACATTCAGCTAGAAAAGCTGAATAGATGGGTGGTTAGAGACAGAGGATGTGGAAACTTACGTCCAGTGAGAGAAAAAAGCACTCGGTCATTGAGGCCCAGCCGCAGCTCAGGCATCCCAGAGAGCATGGTTTTCAGCTTGATGCTGCCCACAATGTCACTGCTCATCACACTTCCATTAGCATTCACCTGAACAAAAAAACGCACAGTAAAGAACTAAGCTGAATATTTCtttgttaaaaatgaataaatctcATGATTGATTAAGTCAGAAAAATTTCACATTGAGCACAAGACAAATATATGAAGAGATATTGAGACAAAGAAAGTCTGAATTTACTTAATCCTCTTCTTTTACTGTGGCATAAAACACTTAGAAAGTAGCAGCACCTCTACTTTGTGATATATAACTAAATATTAAGCATAAATGGATTCAAagttacaaaaacataaaaaaaggaaagtttctTATAAGTCTTATCTTACCAGTACATTGATGGACTCGATGACATCTATAAAAACCTCATTCTTCTTGTATTTGATCCCTTCTGACCTCCAGGAGACAGCGTTGGTGACGGTGGTCGGCACCTTGGATTTGGTCACCTCAAGCTTTGCCCCTTCTTGAGTGATGTATCTGCAGGAGATTAATCAAGAAAAGACGGCCTGCTGTGATTCAACACCACCATCTTTTTCAGCtcaacataaaacatttaatttcccAGTCTACATAATGTCTACATGTGTGTATAGGGGACCCTCACTCTTGCAGGATCTtgctgtctgtagtctgagggaAGCCGAAGTCCATCAGCTCGTCCAGCAGCTCATAGACGAGCACAAAGTTGTCTTGAATGCTCTCTTCCTCCAGCTCTTTGAAGTACTCTGTGAACACCTGGAAAGTTAAAGGTAGATTTTTAAAGACACTCTCTTCACAAAAATGAGAATTATTCCATGGAAATTATGCAATAATTATatcaaacaaacttttaaatcaaTAGTTATCCATGCATGGGAGACTCACCTCGACCATTTTGTAAAGAAATGAATACACAAGAGAGGCgtttgagtttttgtttgtaGTGGCCACCACTGTGCAGAGCTTAGGTCAAGGAGTACAATCAAATTATGTAATTCATTAATATGTGAAGTAATAATTGTAAtaccacattttatttatgcCCCTCGTGATATGGCAGATTCCAGCAGCATGCAGGACAAGGATACAGTAGAGGTTGCTGTGTTTGATCCACATGAAGTGAATGCTGCCATGTGACAGCACAGGGCACAGAAGACCTTCCTCTTCATGTGTCATCAGTAGAGGCATAAAGTGGTCGATCTCAGCCATGTCCACATCGCCTTTGTAGTTCCGGCAAATCAGCACCTGATATGACAGAAGTAGGCCATATAGTTAATAGTTAATACGACTTTTACTGGCTAAGTTTCCCTCACTACCATCTCAGAGCAGCAAGAACAACACCAGTTTtctgacaacaaaaacaatgtggTGATCAATGATTTACTGAAAACAATTATATCGGtagttgttttttgttattgtttttaaagtggggttgtatgaggtacttgtcaacagTAAGTGTATCACCCACAGGGGATCCTTGAAAGCTTGGACCCCTTTGTAAAGAAGCCTAATGGAGAACTGGTACAGAAGCTAGGCCATCAACTGCTACAAACAAGGTCAATGTCACACAATAGAACAACTTTTAAGACATTCCAACCCAAACAGTAATGTCGGTGAAAGTGTTCACGCTATTTAGAAAaatttcagcactttacttttcCGTCAGAGAGCCTCTTCATACTTGCACTGACAGCGAATGTGCCAACACCTGCAGGGCACAGATCAGCTGTTCAGATCTGCAGGCTGAGTAGACTCGTAAGGGTTCCAGCTTAGTATGAAATAATGATTCTTTACTAATTAATACGCAGTCATTACCAGAGTTAGTAACTATTTTTTCATATTCAATTTTGATACCTGAGTCGTTCTTGGTAAAAGATTTTGCTTGTGAGTTTTTCAGTAATAAAACTCCCCGGAacattgtttttagtttttctaaGCAAATACACTTTATAAAAGTGATATTACTTTTACCTCCATCACTGTTCCAGTCCCAAACAGAAGCAGCACGTTCTCACCAAAGGTGGGAAAACTCTATCTTTATAAGTTTCTAAAGCTTCAGAGGACTTGACATTGAATATAATCTTGTTCTTTAGACCCTCAGATGATTTTAGAGGATTTCATACAGCACACTGTCCCATAAATGAGTCAGGGTCCTGACCAGATCTGCCTCTTAATATGCATCAGCGACCTATTATACTAATGGAGGGTATAATATGACAAATGCAAAACAGGTAGACCCTGCTCAAGATGCAACAAACTGCAGGTAAGTTGGGCAGCATCAAACTgaggatcagatccagtgaaATGTCACACACCTTTCAGAACACACACCCTGTGAGTAACAAAACTCCTAAAACCATGTGTCCTTCCTGTTTGTCATTAACAATACCTTGTGTATCAGGTTACATGTTCTATCGGCAGAGAAGGGGTGTTGCATGCAGAAACAGCAAAAAATGTGTGGGTGATATAGTTTATTAAGGGTGGTGATACACTATTATAAATAGAGGCGTCGGTCAAGAATAGGCCTACAGGTGCTGCAGCACTATGTCACTCTCACTTAAGTTATTTAATGCAGCAGCTCCCCCTTTCCACTGGCAGACATGTATCCGGAAGTCAGGAAGAAAATCCCAATGAATGAGTGTGTCGCAAGCTTCTAATTAATTTTTAACCAAGCAAATGTTTCTAATGATTTAACAGTTAAAGCAGCCGTGACAAACATAAGCGAGGAGTAAATGTAGATTTTTAACTTGAATAGCTTTTAAAACTGCGTAAAGCCAACTAATTAGTTGCGATAGGTTACATTGATCTCGTGTATTAATCTTACCTTCCCCTTCAggtccaacacaaacacagcggaGGCAGACATCGTGTTTAAACCCACGAGAGCTCAGTACACGAAGTCAACAACTCAAACAAACTGTGTTTAAAGTCCAACTCAAAGcgtcagtgtttttaatttcGTTTCCCCATCCAGACCAGAGACATTTATCATCCCGAGCTGATCATGGACTCCACCGTGTCTGTTTCCTGAAGGTGCCGTGACGTCATGCCAAGCAGGTAAAACATTCACCAGCTCACCTGAGAAAAGGAGGGGGTAATTGGAGGGAGCTTGATGCTTAGTtcatccactagagggcgctaCATATAAACAAATCATGGCAGTGCGAGAGAAGTGACTGGGACTTGTGAATCTTGGTGAGTTGCCGTTTTATTTCAGAgtttttaacatcttttaaatAGCTTTtcttgtgggtttttttgcaaCAGCACTTATGCTTAAGACAGATGATTAATCGTATGTGCTCACGATCTCATTTTTTATCCATTAATGAATATTTCtcacattaaatcattttttctgccttgatttaataataaaaacatcttaacatgtaaagagataaaaaaaaaaaaaaattgaagtaGCGAATCTGTGGGCGATTTGtatttgtatctttttttcttttggatgCATTTGacctatatatttatatttaactagGCTATACAAATATAGAGGCAAATATAATGTTACTTATGTTGTTTGATATACAggtttttttcaaatgtattgtTTTAGTAGTGGAAGAGTTGCTGTTTGGAGCTGGTGTGCTATCTCTGGGAGGGTTCAGCAGATTAGTGCGTTAACTGAAGCAACATTCTGACAGTCATATTTTTGCTCAGTACATTAACAAATTTTATCCATAGTGCCCTGATTCCAACATTGGTATTCTTTTGAACTTCATACTATTGaaaatcacaaaaatactcaaaatACAGCCAGCTAGCACATTTCTGAATCCTGTCAGAGACCTTGTAACATCATCTTATCTGTACAGTTATAAAACTGAGGTTCGTAACAGTAGTGTGCAGCCTTGACTTAAGGCATCATTGCCTCAGCAAGGAAAAAGTTGGGCAGTTTTagaaaaacacttaaagaaaacaatacattttatgatAAAAGTAAATCATCATGTAGATGGAGATTTCTCAATCCTCCATAAAATGAATAGTTAATATCAAATTGTCGGGGATACATTTTGTCCTCTATGCTAGATTGTTGAAAGAGTAGTGGAGAGATACTTATATCACAGACAAGGATAATCATCAATCTCTTCTTGCGAACTGGCTTGACAGCATCAAAAATTGTTTGCAGCACTAATGTCAAGAAACTGTTATGTGCTTATGCCCTGCCACTCTCAGCTAGTGTTCACATGCTTTATGTTGAAACAGGAAACTTAATGATTAGAAAGGGAAAAAACATCTGGGAGCAGTTCTTTTTGTAATATTCTACTCTCTTTTCATAATGCATGGATGGAAAATCTCCAGATTTGAGCTAGAACCCATTTTTTTCTTTGCGTATATATTCTGTGAATCCTTAacctttattatcatttaaagTCCCAATTGTGGATGGAgctgtctttttttgtatttatatttatgctgataaaaaatactttattacCAACTTTGGAAGCTCCTAAATGTCCCTTTGCCTTTCCCACTATCTCCTTTCcctttcttttgtttaaaaCTACAGATCATCTGTCCCAACCTCTCGTTGTAGTTGTGCAGGGTTTTTATTTCCCAGAAAGCTACACCTCTTTTCTTTATCTGAGAGCGTGTGACCTGTAGGTCTGACCTCATGGTTACAGAAACACTTGCCAATCACATGCTTGGGGAGCTCCTTAAGCCATAAACCTTGCTCTACAAGATCTCAGTGAATTACCCCCAACCCTGCTTTGGCCTCCCTTTGGTCTTATGCCCCAGATCTCAGCCTTGATTTATATTCTTGTGTCTGCTTCTTATCAGGCATGTGTAGGAAGGCAGTGATGAAGAATAACACACGGCCTTAACAAGAGTGTGTGACGTGCGCGTTAGGGCCAGATGGAGATAAGTGTATTTTAATATCCTACACCTTTTGTCCATACAGCTTTGGCTCTTCTTATCTGGACACTGTTTATCTAATGACACACGAGTTTACCTTAGCCATAAATGAGAAAACCACACCTAAAACATGTTGTGTTCTCACAGGATGTGATGTGTTGTATGACTATCATAAAATACTATTCTATCAAGACCTATTTGACATATTCTATAAAAGCCAGTACATTTGACCCACTTCCCAGTTTGTCTTCATTTTGGTGCTCTCCCCAGTCCAGTTCGGTGTCTGCAAATATTTGGGTTCTAAAAAGCGACCTCACAGCCCAAAGCAGTCTGAAACAACAAGAATAACTTTTTCTATCTTAATGTAAACATTATTTTTGCTCCCTTCAGTTTCTGCTACATAAAGTCTGACTCTTTCTGGTCCATGTGATATGGATTCCACAGGAGCCCCCTATAGCAGCTGAGGTCCAACACAAACATATGGGGAACACTTCACTGGtcagacaaaatgaaaaacGTGACTTTCTTTACTGCTGCAGCTTGACTTTGAACTATATTTGACCTACTTTAGAACAAGGCAGAGGTTTCCTTATCGATTGTAAACATGTCTACATCATCACTTGAACATGGATTACTTTGCAAAATTAAATATGTCAACTAAAGTCCTAATCATTAAGCGAGGATTGATAGGGATACAGTAGACTTAGAATTAAAATGTACAGTGAAAAACTCAAACTAACTAGACaaccaaagaaaacacaaaaggtTATCAGGTAGCTTTTCaaatcattttcttttcaaagagaTTCAAAGAGGCCACCTTGGGTTTTGAAACATTATTGTTAGAAGAAAATTGTTGAAATTAACCAGAAGAAACAACTTCTGAAGGTGATCAAAATTTGATACCAACAAGATGTTCATTGAGGAATATTAACTATTACTATTACTCTTATCAACCCTGCGCTGCCAGTTTACCCATCCATGTGCAGAGGCTTGTGGTCCTCACACTGGTTACAGGATCAATTTCTAATTCTGTCTAAATGTGATGCATGTCACTCACTACTCTCTCCCTACATTCAATGTTTCTCTTTCAAGCTGTCCTAACCAAGAAAGGCCAAAAGCCCTCAATATAACCTtgcaaaggagaaaaaaacctGTCAACTGTGTGAAGTGTTATTAGTTAAGCCAGCAGTTGCTATGTTCAGTTTATGTATGAGCTACAGAAAGTTGAACTGATAATCAGTCAGTGCTTATTTGGTGGCTTAGTAACTAGTTAGTGCCATCCAAATTGTATGAAGCTCTACACTGATAAAGCAGGCTAACTGAAAGGCATGttgaaaaacaagtgtagtaACTTTACATTATTCACCATAAGCATTGGGACCTCATGACATGTGACCTATATTTGTTGCACCACTAGTGGTTCTACCAATGTTTAGGCAACACAAGTcatttttttacaaagaaaaggagaaaaagaaaagacaaacaaacactgatgtctATTAAATAAACATATCCATCTTTTGATGATCATCTATGCCACGTTTTATGAGGTTTTGCCACAAGTATTGCTGGTAAATGTAGACAATTGAAGCAATAaatgtccccgttgtgggacgaataaaggagtatcttatcttatcttatcctatctcAATACATTTCTCAGCTCTTGTCATAATGATATAGAAAgccatttttttctgcttgggTGGCTGTGCCAGCAAAGATTCCATGTTCCAGGATGCATTGCAAATAAGCGGCTCTGGCCTcaactctgctgtgttttttagcTCATTTACACTGTAGCTCAAATAAATATAACCATACCACTGTAAATGGATTCTCGCCATCTCTTAAGTCATATTTTGGGAtgctattttgttgtttttaatgatgttaCTAGTTAGGCAAGAGTAAGCCTTGCAGTACATCTGAGCTACCAAGTACAGATTTGGCACCCGGGAGACACAAATAATTAGCATCAACTGCAGACATTTCATACACCTTAACTAACACATATGAATAATCTATGGTTAAAATCTGGGGAACTTCCCTTTGAGCTCTCACCACATCTCTTTACATGAACACattgggcagctgtggctcactgGCTGTGTTGGTCATCCCTCAATCAAAAGGCAGTCTATATGGTGTATTGTGCTTAGGCAAGACTCCAAACCCCAAGAGGCATAGCAGTCTGTACACGTGACTAGCACTGATGGGCAGTTGGTCAATTTTACTATCAGCCTAAtcagtgaaatgtattttatttaatggtCACAATTCAGGTGTGAACTtggttttttgaaaaattataACACAAATATCATACTCTAATGTGAAGGTGTTATGGGAAAGTCTGCTCCCCTTGCAAACTGTTTGTCCTCAGGGTTAAATTAGCAGCATGGAGGCTCAGAGTGAAAGCGATATTAGTGAGACTTCCTGTGAACGTTCCTCGATCATCGTTGTGAGAGCTAGTTTTGGAACGGATACAGGAAACCCAACAGAGCTGCTCATGACTTTAACCACCTTTCACTGAAATCACAGATGCAAGGTCAGTTTACAGTTATTACTAATAACAGCATCTTTTTGCAGAGTGCACAGTATCAGTCTCCCCCCCCTGCTGCCTCTTGCTGCCAAGGGATGCTGTGTTTGGCCTGAAGGTTGCCACGCAGACACCAGTGATGCTATTGTTAAAACCAGTTGATGGTTTGTTTAGTAACCTGACAAGGGAATATCTttaactctcctcctcctccactccccACTATCATTTTTTCAAGGACACTCCCCTTTACTTAGTGGTGTGAGATAAAACTCCACCCATTTTCTGCCAGATGACCAATAGGAGGACAATGCCTATATGTAAATAatgaggtgaggagaaggtaTGGATGACACAGAGCATGGCTAAGGACAAGTGTCATCTGTCACGTAGTCCCAGGTGTATCTCAGCTGATTGCCTCATGAGTATAGCACTCAGAGATACTCAGGTTCATTTGTTttcaatagaaaataataaagctGCCAGTGATGGAAAGCATTGACATGCAGTAAGCATTGTCAGTGATTAAGGGgatgattatttttaatgatgtcaaaaataattaaaaattaaattgatGTAAAATAGTAAAGATAACATTTGGCCTTGATCAGATGAGATGCTGCTGGGCGTGAAGTTCTTTCTCTGGAATGTGGATCCCTGATGATCCGGTCAGACAACATACTAGCTCCGAGTGATAGTGGTGCGTGCAGCGTGCTCCTGAGCAGGGCCTGCCACTGACGTCAAACCCAGCCTTCAGCCacttacacacacgcacacacacacacacacacacacacacacacacacacacacacacacacacacacacacacacacacacacacacacacacacacacacacacacacacacacacacactgagagaaggATAAAGGATCAAACTGCTTTAAAAGTTTTATGCACTCAAGAGGTCCCTCATCGTGGAggaatattttgttttgttaagaAGTGTCACAGCCACAATACGGCTGATGTTCTCCCGTCTCTCCTTGAtttcacacaaactcacacgcacgcactcacacacacacctacacttTCTGTGAAGAAGGCCTACATTTCTAAGCATGTGTATTTTCACAACTCAATGTCCTAAAGTTAGTCAAGCATTTTCTATACCactaaatcaatgtttttatggCCTAGAGTGGGTCATCAGAATGTTTGAATCATTATATACACAATGTTCTCAATGTTATAAAAGGTGCTACCACTTTAAtaattacagtaaaataatCTGAACTTTGTACAATGCTGGGTTGCTGCACAAATATCAatattcttttgtttgtttgtttgtttgtttgtttgttttgatttggtagTTATAAAAAGCTATCACTATTAAtaagctgtgtttcctgtccaGTTATAAGCTCACGATATTACCTTTAAGGGGCAAAACATCTATGAGGGGTGGTCCCCAGTTGATGACCCTGCAGCTAACCAAAACACGCACTGGTGGAGGTGTGGCAGGCCGAGGGCCATGCAGGAAGAGCATCTACCTGTAAAACAAATTAAGCTAACTGGGCTAGCATTGTTCTACTCACAGTCACTATTAGTTGGTGCAAGCCAGCATCTTGAGCATCAACTACTACAGCTATACTTGCCCGTACATAACTAACTTGCATTGTGTTAGTTAACCACCTTTGTGTTGTATCATAAGCTACATAATTTATTTTTGGTTAAAATTAAAACTGCTTGTCATAATACATATGTTAGGGTCATCAATCACATTAGCTATTAAATTAGTTTGCAAACTAAGTCATATTCAGGGAGCACTTTTCTAGAGATAAAACCAGTGAGGAAATGAGCTTAGGTTAGGGTAGCTGTATCTTAGTGATAAATTGGTTGCTTTTTAACATCAGCTGACAAACTTTGACTAAAATGGCAAGCTTGTGTATCAACCAGGCCATTCCTTAGGGTCTGTGGGAATTAGTTCAGTCAAGAGCTAGCTTGTGATGCCTGCGTTCTTTTTGTATGTGAAGGGGAGTTGAAAGAAGGTAGGCTAAGGAGCTTTCATCCTTTGCATTTAATTGAAAGATCCTTTACGTATTAAATCAATTCACAGCCTGGTCGTTAGAGGCATATAAGATCATTTTAAGTCATGTTAGAACCAGTTCACACATAGCAATACAAAGACAATGTAGGGTTTGGACGTATTTGCATGCATTTTTGCATGGATTTAACATAGTATTTTCCAATCTTTTCATTGTACAGGCTCCACTTGTTTGTCTCAGAATTGAGATGCATAAAGCATTATACAATGAACTATCACCTGCTCCATTTGTACAATGAAATAGAGTTAGGATCTGTTAGAACACAATGTTAGCATCAGTTCAGCTTATCAGAGTAAGTAAAAACATATCAGCTGATAAAATCTTACAATAATCAGTCATAAGAtgtgaaacatttgaaacagCACAATCTTTGCCATGAAAATCAAGTTAATCTAGTCTCTGGGTTATACAAGCACTCACCTAATctactttaattattttgtctTATTTGAATACTTTCCTTTCAAAAGTGTTTGTACTGACTCTTGGTCATTTGATGCTAAATTTTGAGCCGCATAAAACCAACTGATTTTAGCTCTACTTTGCTAAATCACTTCCTAGTTGTTATCAATGCTTCACTTGTGCTTCCCCTCTGCACTCTGGTGCATTGTGGCTAAAGGAGCACAGCCGGGGCTGTTACTTTACTAACAGCTGTTCACATGAATTATGGAGGAGGTTTATGAGATTAGAAAGAGGATGTTTGGGGGTTGCTTGCTTCCAACTACATCCACCTATGATTtttttatctcctttttttaaGATGACTTGTGTTAATTGTGATTGATTTAATAACA
The Notolabrus celidotus isolate fNotCel1 chromosome 7, fNotCel1.pri, whole genome shotgun sequence DNA segment above includes these coding regions:
- the ap1m2 gene encoding AP-1 complex subunit mu-2 translates to MSASAVFVLDLKGKVLICRNYKGDVDMAEIDHFMPLLMTHEEEGLLCPVLSHGSIHFMWIKHSNLYLVATTNKNSNASLVYSFLYKMVEVFTEYFKELEEESIQDNFVLVYELLDELMDFGFPQTTDSKILQEYITQEGAKLEVTKSKVPTTVTNAVSWRSEGIKYKKNEVFIDVIESINVLVNANGSVMSSDIVGSIKLKTMLSGMPELRLGLNDRVLFSLTGRDKGKTVMMEDVKFHQCVRLSRFDSDRTISFIPPDGESELMSYRINTHVKPLIWIESVIEKFSHSRVEIMVKAKGQFKKQSVANNVEVRVPVPSDADSPKFKTSTGHAKYVPEKNLVVWTIKSFPGGKEFLMRAHFGLPSVENAELEGKPPITVKFEIPYFTVSGIQVRYMKIIEKSGYQALPWVRYITQSGDYQLRTNV